The following proteins come from a genomic window of Populus nigra chromosome 6, ddPopNigr1.1, whole genome shotgun sequence:
- the LOC133696734 gene encoding LEAF RUST 10 DISEASE-RESISTANCE LOCUS RECEPTOR-LIKE PROTEIN KINASE-like 1.5 yields MPQQPQHSFLLLSILMLICSLYSIISADPLFHECTSKQDTSLRSSSCPPFASTSPLPFPFSLSPGCGHPFFQLKCSSPHSIISINNLSFALLHFDPNSSSLLLSPQLSSLTSSTTIRPAATCFSDLSSIPAHSINLSGSPFRVSDSYCSRLSVLRSCSPPNLPNCSHCPWECKLVKNPLNLLNDCGSATPRSLQKQGCQTDILEYLDNFLKIGFQVEYDESQDSFFSSCRECKSKKGICGFNSSDPEKNFFCFQSRTRFSPTWIHQNDPNRVAILCSISAVLCLVIAVLVFGIVFRFRRLKSLKTEDDPTTLFLHRHRSASLLPPAFTFEELESSTNRFDPKRKIGDGGFGSVYLGQLSDARIVAVKYLHRHHQAAAAGRAFSTKSFCNEILILSSINHSNLVKLHGYCSDPRGLLLVYDYVPNGTLADHLHGTNNLHRKSSLTWQVRLDIALQTALAIEYLHFSVKPPIVHRDITSSNIFIERDMRIKVGDFGLSRLLVLPETSSSSSGYVCTGPQGTPGYLDPDYHRSFRLTEKSDVYSFGVVLLELVSGLRAVDQSRDKREMALADLVVSKIQMGLLRQVVDPVLGVDEETMNGIESVAELAFRCVAADKDDRPDSREVVEELSRIRSRTIGIK; encoded by the coding sequence ATGCCTCAGCAACCCCAgcattcctttcttcttctctccatCTTGATGCTGATCTGTTCTCTATATAGCATTATTTCAGCAGATCCTCTGTTCCATGAATGTACTTCAAAGCAAGATACATCCTtgagatcttcttcatgccctCCATTCGCATCCACTTCTCCTCTTCCTTTCCCCTTCTCTTTATCACCTGGTTGTGGTCACCCTTTCTTTCAACTAAAATGCTCTTCTCCTCACTCCATAATCTCCATTAATAACCTCTCTTTTGCTCTCCTTCATTTCGACCCCAACTCCTCCTCTCTTCTTCTATCTCCTCAACTCTCCTCTCTAACATCCTCTACAACAATAAGACCCGCTGCTACTTGCTTTAGTGATCTTTCTTCCATTCCTGCCCATTCCATCAATCTCTCCGGTTCACCATTTCGAGTTTCTGATTCTTATTGTTCTCGGCTTTCTGTTCTGCGCTCTTGTTCCCCACCAAAtctcccaaactgcagccacTGTCCCTGGGAGTGTAAGCTCGTCAAGAACCCACTTAACCTCCTCAATGACTGTGGATCTGCTACTCCTCGTAGTCTCCAAAAGCAGGGATGTCAAACCGACATCTTAGAGTACCTTGACAATTTCTTGAAAATCGGGTTCCAGGTTGAGTACGATGAGTCTCAAGATTCCTTCTTCTCCAGCTGCAGGGAATGCAAATCCAAGAAAGGAATCTGTGGCTTCAATTCCTCAGACCCAGAAaagaatttcttttgttttcagtCCAGAACTCGGTTTTCACCTACATGGATTCACCAAAATGACCCAAACCGAGTCGCCATTTTGTGCTCCATCTCCGCAGTGTTATGTCTTGTAATTGCCGTTTTGGTTTTTGGAATTGTTTTTAGGTTTAGGCGATTGAAATCATTGAAAACAGAAGACGACCCAACGACACTGTTCCTTCACCGCCACCGCTCTGCTAGTCTTCTCCCTCCTGCGTTCACCTTCGAGGAGCTTGAATCCTCAACTAACAGGTTTGACCCCAAGCGTAAAATTGGAGATGGAGGGTTTGGGTCTGTGTATCTAGGCCAGCTCTCTGATGCCAGAATCGTTGCTGTTAAATACCTCCACAGGCACCACCAAGCTGCAGCCGCTGGCAGagcattttcaaccaagtcatTCTGCAACGAAATCTTGATATTATCTTCAATAAATCATTCAAATCTCGTTAAACTTCACGGGTATTGCAGTGATCCAAGAGGGTTACTTCTGGTGTATGACTACGTCCCCAACGGCACTCTCGCTGACCACCTCCATGGAACAAACAACTTGCACCGTAAAAGTTCTTTAACGTGGCAAGTGAGGCTTGATATCGCATTGCAAACGGCTTTGGCTATAGAGTACTTGCATTTCTCAGTTAAACCACCCATTGTTCACAGAGATATTACATCATCCAATATTTTTATAGAGAGAGATATGAGAATCAAAGTGGGTGATTTTGGGCTTTCAAGGCTTTTAGTCTTGCCTGAaacatcttcatcttcatctggGTATGTTTGTACCGGGCCTCAAGGCACACCTGGATACTTGGACCCGGATTACCACCGGTCGTTCCGGTTAACAGAGAAGAGTGATGTTTACAGCTTTGGAGTGGTTTTGTTGGAGCTGGTTTCAGGTTTGAGGGCAGTGGACCAGAGTAGGGACAAGAGGGAGATGGCTTTGGCTGATCTTGTAGTATCCAAAATCCAAATGGGTCTGCTTCGTCAGGTTGTTGACCCTGTTTTAGGTGTTGATGAGGAAACTATGAACGGTATTGAATCCGTGGCTGAGCTGGCCTTCAGGTGTGTGGCGGCGGACAAGGATGATCGGCCAGATTCGAGGGAGGTTGTGGAGGAGCTGAGTCGGATTCGAAGCCGAACGATTGGCATTAAGTAA